The Cryptomeria japonica chromosome 2, Sugi_1.0, whole genome shotgun sequence region ATTGTAATAAGCTCCTTTGTCAATTTTTTATAGGGGAGAGGGGCCAGTAGTTGTACAGGGTCCAATAGTCATTATAGCAATTGTGATTATAATATCCAGTCTTggcacatatttatactatatattacaaataaataatccacatgcaaagaaattttttaccaaatgttggtcaaaatggaccaatacttgaacGCAAtagaacctataaatgttatataaaaaatgcataaatacACTAATTGACAAGAGAAATAAATAttgttttgtttcaaaaaaaaatcatagctatccactataagtgtttcatttataaaataagattcCCACTTAAATCGGTACTCTTATCAtagtgaaaaaaaattatttatatgtgttcaactattggggtagcaatgtatatgcattgaagtattttataataataatttgtcttatcataaatataaaaggtgaacacaataaataccgTGTTTTGGTCCACAACCAAAACACACACTTATGATTAACACACACTTATGATTGCTAATAGGCATTTGGTCCATTTAAGTTGTAGTTATAGTTTACATAAAAAATACTATATAGTACTAAttgcaaataatatttttttattcaacttCTAGGGATTTTTAGATAAAGTTTTTGTCGattctttaaaaagtcattttttggatGCTTTGCACTAGACATGTTATTTTGACGAGTTGCATGATAATTCACGTCTTCAAATCTTAGTTGTAAatagttaagtgtccattttacatttctaaaaaaaaagaCGAAAGTCTAATGATATTCCATGTGATAGCTACATGTTGATGAAGTAAGCCCTCACTACTACTGGACCCTCTCACCTAAGAAATTTCATCATTAACCACTCTTCTCTTTCAAAATTTTATGAACTTTTAATATCATGTGATGACTACATGCTGGCAAAGTTAGCCCTCATGACTACTTGTCCCTCTCCCCTAAGAAATTTCATCATTAATCACTCTTCTCTTTCAAAATTTTATGAACAtttcttataaaaaaataaaagtctAACGATATTCCATGTGACGTCTACATGTTGATGAAGTTAGCCTTCACGACTACGGGTCCCTCTCTCCTAAGAAATTTTAACATTAACCACTCTTCTCTTTCAAAATTTTATGAACTTTTAATATCACACTTTGTTAAATTTACACACCATTGATTATGTAAAAATTTAAAATAGGGTTCTTAGTAAAATCCATGCTTGATTAAATTATGAAGTGtgatttttgaaatttctttttaaTACTCGTTAGCTTGAAAAGGTTTGCTACCATTGATACAAATGGTAATTTGAATCACAATGTATTTTATGAGACTATAGATATCTATAAAAGATAAATAATTGATTCGTtatagacatgtcttttctatatcttaatttttgttttaatatAATAGGCGTTGGTCCTTCGAGCTACTCAatgataaaaaacaaaaacaaaaaacgaTTCATTTCCTCCTCCAAAAATCACTACATcattattgataaaaaaaacttGTGTAGGCTATATAGCTAGAACTTTCCTCAAATTTGAACATgcttttaatgattttttattattcatcatcataaaaaatatcatattttaaaaaatataagaaaCCATCCAAAATTATATCATAAAGATTCAAACATACATTATTAGAtatagatatattattttatttattttcaaccaTTCAAATAATATTTGAACATCcatcaataattaaaaattatttaaatttctagTCAGAAAAAGTTACACAACATTAATATATAACTATAGATTTATACTTTAAACCATAAACCTAATACTACATACAAAATTTGTAAACCGAAATCAGAGATGCACTCTAATCCGGAGACACGCCGCGCCAGTTTTACTGCCCTGAAGTTACCGAGTTGGAAGATTCTGTGCTTTCCCGCAGCATCTTCTTGATTTCTGTGAGACGGGCAACAACTTCTTTCATGGTTGGTCTAAAGTCCCTTTCTATTGCAAGGCACTCGAAGGCCAAGTCGGCAACTGCAGCAACAGTGACCTTCACCTCGTGATTTCTTCCCATCTTCAAATCTGGATCGACCAATTCATCCAACACACCTCTTCTGATCTTGTATGTGGCCATCTTAGCAAGGCCGATTTCGTTTCTATTTCGCATAATATCCACTGCTACTTTGGCAGAAATGATCTCCACCAGAACTACTCCTAAGCTGTATACATCAGACTTGTCGGTGAGCTGGAAGCATTCATGGTACACTGGGTCAACATACCCGGCTGTTCCTTGTGGAGCAGTTGTGATGTGTGAAACATTCACGGGCACCAATCTAGAAAGCCCAAAATCTGCAACTTTTGCTGTGAAATGTTTGTCGAGAAGAATGTTACTATCTCTGTATAATATGGGCTGATGGATGCTGTGGAGATACGCTAAGGCCTGAGCTGTTTCTATGACGATGTTAAAGCTAATTTCCCAAGGCAAGCCTGTGAGGGTTCTTTGGCTCCCATGAAGGTGATCAGACAAGGTCCCATTTGGCACAAACTCGTAAACAAGCAGTAGCATTGGACTCTGCGGGCACATTATAGATGAAGAGGTAGTCCTTTCATTATCATCATGCTTACACCAGTGAGAAGAAATGAAGCAAAGAAAGGATGAGGGGAAAGCCAAGAAAAAAATGAGGCGCGAGGAAAAGCCTAAGAAAAATACCGTAGTCAATACGCCAATTTGACTTTCATTACCTCAATTTTTCTTACGCTTTAAATTCCACAGGTTAATTTCTTTGCCGTATCAAAGTCGCGCACGGCCACCGACACATTTGAATTCCACGAAAGTTCGTCCACAATGAAAAGTTTTAAATTTCAAAGTTACGTTTAGTTTGATCTTGGATggagtgttttttatttttcaaaattactAAAATAAAGAGTACCGTTACCATAAAGTGAGAAAAACAAATCTACGGAATATTTTTCAAAGTTACGTTTAGTTTGATCTTGGATggagtgttttttatttttcaaaattactAAAATAAAGAGTACCGTTACCATAAAGTGAGAAAAACAAATCTACggaatatttttttaaattgataatATTTGCAACTTCTCTCTAATCATTTTAAATTGGTGTTCTCGAGAAGCTTAGACAGAgtagattttaaattttattttttctatttagaaaaatgataattttataattatacaaaatataaaataaatatagacTATAGCTTTTATAAAAAACTAACTCTAAATGTTGATTGGTTTAACTAATTGAAATATTAAATTGTATAGATGCAATAGTATCTTATCTTAGACagaattaatataatatatattttaatcttacagtacaataaataaataatattttatagtgATAAATTGGAATTAAGCTAATTGATATGGCTCACAGAACATTTAAAATTGATTCTAGAAAATAAATATCGTCATAAACAAGAAAAATGGTGGAAACCTCATAAGAGTTGTCCTTACTAAATTAAAAAAGCGAATGTTAAAGCCGTTGTATATGATAACAATGTTATTTAACAATTTGTCTCTGACATtggaatgaataaataaattaatctttgtGTCGGCACAAACAAACAAGAGGGTTCCTCACAGTCTCCAGCTGCTCAGCATTATCTTCAGCCGCTCCACGTTCTcaatatttattatgttatttCGTATTCAGACAGTGAAGTCGGAACAAATTGACATATAGGCTTATAACATACTCAGTGTCTTTCCGTCAGAGTGATCTCCCTCTTTGTTCCCAACTCCTGCTCGCAATAATATGGCGATCCGGAATTATGGGTTCCAAAGAGGTTTCCTCGGTTACTTACATAGAAGATTCTTCACTTGAATGTACTGAAAGTACACCGCTGATTGATGAATTGGAAGGCAATGGAGGATTGGTTACATCAACATTTCCTTCCAACATTTGAACAACTCTGTTCATGCTCGGTCGATCCGTTGGATTGTACTGAATGCACCATAGCCCTACTTTGGCCGCTCGTATCGCTTTCTCCTCCTCTTCACATTCTAGTTTTTCTTTACCAGTTCCTCTCAATCCCCTCTCCAACTGTCCATGTTCCATCAATTTGAATGCCCACTCCGGAAAATACAACTGACTGGGGTGGCTTACCTGCATATCAAAATTCTTCCTTCCTCCAACCAGCTCCAGTAATACCATTCCAAAACTGTAAACATCTGATTTGTCCGTCACAGGTCCCAAATTTCTGTACCAAAGCTCTGGTGCAACATAACCTGGCGTTCCTCTTGGAGCTGTCATTGATACATGGTCATCTTTCTTCCCACAGAGTTTAGCCAGACCAAAATCAGCTACCTTTGGTGTGAACTCTTCATCCAGTAGTATGTTGGGAGGTTTTATGTCGAAATGAATGATACAATTGTCACAATCTTGGTGTAAATAGGCTATTCCACGAGCGGCACCCAAAGCAATTGGATACAGCTGTGCCCAGTTTAGGATTGCTtctttctctcttcctccatatATAAATTTGTCTAGAGATCCATTAGGCATGTACTCATAAACCAATGCATTTCTCTGCTGTTCGAAGCAATATCCCATCAGGCGAACCAAATGAACATGATGGAGCCGTCCGATAGTTGCTACTTCATTCATGAATTGATTCTCACTGTGTCTTGACTGATCAAGCATTTTAACCGCCACCAGATCGCCCGTAGGTAGGCTTCCTTTATAAACCACACCGAAACCTCCTTCTCCGACTTTCTGTGTAAAGTTATCGGTGATCTTCGTGAGCTGAGAGTATGAGTATCTACATGGCATTTGATGAACATAATGTTGCAAGAATTTCTCCACGTTGGAAAGATCAGGTTTCTTAGATAACCTCCTCTTCCGATTAACAAACAGAAGCAATACTCCCGTCAGTAACAATGCACCGATTCCAACGGCCACACCTGATTAGAAAGCCCACATCAATGAAATGCAGTGATTAAATACGAAGAAAGGAATGATATTGGTTTGCGGTGATGGCAGTTTCTGTCCTTAAGTTGTCCACAAGGCCTCAATCCATAAAATTCAGAAAATATAATAGAATGTATACCCCATCTCATGAAACCTCAATCCGTAAAATTCACCAAAATTCTTACAGATCTTATGACCAGCTATGCTCACCGAGAGTAAGTCTTAGTCTTAGCTTGGGACTTCGTCTAACTCTCAGGGAAAATAAGATTGCAGAACagtcaaatataaaaaataacagtTTAATGATAGCACAACTTAAAAATTATAACATTTAAGACAAGAAAAcgcttttaaaattgaaaatttccaGATTTTATTTTGTAATTAAAAATCTTTAAATATATACATGTGCACAGCATTGAAAGGCATAGATTGCATGCAATGAAAgctaaattaatataatattttttatgccCTGTTTGCAACTGCtgtcatattttattattattttgagcCTTTTTACAGTAACCCCACAATGTTTGCTAATTTagttataatttattttttcaaccATCAAAACAATAAACAATTCTTAGATGCCTACAAAAACCTTAGAATGAGTGAAAGAATGTAATAGATGAAATTTCTTTTAACCTTAGGGAAGAAAATACTCGTAAATATTTCACTAACACATTTAACCTTTCTGTATAAATTATGGAGATTAATGAGAAAAGGATCCATACCTAGAGCAATAGCAGCGTTAAACACACCTGCTTAGGAAAGCAATGGCAGAGACAGGTGTTAGTATTATGCTTaggaaatattaaagaaaaaataaaataaaataatctttcTCTAGATATAAAAAAATTGACGCTTTGTTACGACTCTTACCAGAGCTGTCCGATTTGCAACTCAATCGCGTCGAATTACTGGTGTCGTAAATGCAAAGCATTTTCTTTGACTCGCAATGCTCACAACCTTTGCTGAAACTCCATTTTACTCTGAACCCATAATACATACTTCCAGGCAACGGTCGATTCGTGTTGAATTTTGGAGCAGGTAGATGCACTAACGATTCACAATACGCATTTAAATTCAAGTCTGAATAGTACCAACTcttattacattctaaagcatacgCTTCGGTGGGCAGGTACTCTTCTCTGCACTCTCCCCATAGACTTATATTCATATACTTATCAGTAATGCGAAACTGAGGGCTAGACCAGAATTCCATTGTCTGATTACTGCTCGACGGGTTGCATGCATCTCCCCACATATTTCTATCCACTATTCTCATGTGATTTCTTGGAAACACTTCCTCGTGGCGAAGCAGGTAGTATTGGTGGTCGCTGATGTTAATTAAAGTCATATTCATTTGATGATCACAGTCAAGCTGAAGTGCAGGGTCACCACAACCGCTGCTCTTTGCTCCGAAGGGATATTCGAATGTTTGAATCCCACATTCGAAGACTTGTGGACATGCTGGAGATGAAGGAGTGAGGCATGACATGAATATTGTGAAGACAAGAGAAAGGCATACAGCGGGTAGATTGAAATGCTGAGAATGGTATATTTGAAGGGGCAGTCCTTCCATTTTTATCATATTCACAACAGTGAGAAGAAATAATTTAAAACAGGGGAACATGAATGACAGTTTAATAGCAAAGGAGGACTGTGGCAGAAGCCAAGAAAATGTTTAGGTGTGAGGCCTAACCAAAAGAAAATAACCCAAGTCAATACGCAAATTTGACTTAC contains the following coding sequences:
- the LOC131049857 gene encoding LEAF RUST 10 DISEASE-RESISTANCE LOCUS RECEPTOR-LIKE PROTEIN KINASE-like 2.2, which codes for MFPCFKLFLLTVVNMIKMEGLPLQIYHSQHFNLPAVCLSLVFTIFMSCLTPSSPACPQVFECGIQTFEYPFGAKSSGCGDPALQLDCDHQMNMTLINISDHQYYLLRHEEVFPRNHMRIVDRNMWGDACNPSSSNQTMEFWSSPQFRITDKYMNISLWGECREEYLPTEAYALECNKSWYYSDLNLNAYCESLVHLPAPKFNTNRPLPGSMYYGFRVKWSFSKGCEHCESKKMLCIYDTSNSTRLSCKSDSSGVFNAAIALGVAVGIGALLLTGVLLLFVNRKRRLSKKPDLSNVEKFLQHYVHQMPCRYSYSQLTKITDNFTQKVGEGGFGVVYKGSLPTGDLVAVKMLDQSRHSENQFMNEVATIGRLHHVHLVRLMGYCFEQQRNALVYEYMPNGSLDKFIYGGREKEAILNWAQLYPIALGAARGIAYLHQDCDNCIIHFDIKPPNILLDEEFTPKVADFGLAKLCGKKDDHVSMTAPRGTPGYVAPELWYRNLGPVTDKSDVYSFGMVLLELVGGRKNFDMQVSHPSQLYFPEWAFKLMEHGQLERGLRGTGKEKLECEEEEKAIRAAKVGLWCIQYNPTDRPSMNRVVQMLEGNVDVTNPPLPSNSSISGVLSVHSSEESSM